In the genome of Mytilus edulis chromosome 14, xbMytEdul2.2, whole genome shotgun sequence, the window aactgtCATAGCTACCACAAAATTAAAGATTCAATCGAGTAATAAATTTACTGAAGAAAAGTTCAGTTCTATATAATACACTTTGCTTCTGTCTGGTCAAAATAAGTCCAGTCTGGTTTCAAATTCTTTAATGGATAATGACCCTCATTTTTCAACAGCATTAAAACATTCCCATAATGCACATTttactaaccaatcaatcaaataGTGAAATCAAGCTTCGTGATTAATTTGTATTGCGTCGCATAAAATACACTTACAAAGACTATATGTAAATCATGattaaaaatacttaaaaacaCTCATATAAATTGAAACCAACACTTAACAAGGATTAAATGCTGATAAGATACACAGGTCGACCCATACAGCCACTGCTAATTAAATGGTATAACCGACAAACACATACGCGTATTCAAATCATGCAGATGGAGACCATCTTCCTcccttattttgttttatgtataaaATCCAATTGAACAgtataaaaaaagagggacgaaagatacaagaggcacagccaaactcataaatcggtaataaattgacaacgccatagctaaaaatgaaaaagacaaacagacaaacaaaagtacacatgacaacgtgttcaaaacatttatttaagtctCAACTTTTTCTTTTAATGGTGgtttatgatgaaaataaatttgttatgaagaaaaatattcaaatagttaaaaaaaaaagaaatcggaCTTTAGTCTCTATCCTTCAACTAGACACGAAGTATCCAATAAACTTCTAGAAGATCACTTCCATGTtccaaaaagtaaacaaatgatgatttCCTGATctatatttttttgcaattttacagTATCTTCTAAAcagtaaatgtttgttttttttttcattgagaGTCTATTTATAACTAcgtaatttaaacaaaatagatTTGAAGAATCATAAAAGTCAACAATTCTTCGAactgatattattttaaaatgttaagtGATAAGTGTACTATTTAAGTTAATAAGTTGGCTGAATAAgaattgaaaatgaagaaaaatagtgttTGAGCGAAACAGTTGGCGAAAAATAAAATTGACCCAGGGAAAAATCCTATCTGTGTTGCTAATTCTCATTAGCGGATACATCTCATGACTTTCTATAAATTTCTAGGGTTCGTGAATATTGACTAAGGAAGCATTCATTTTAATTAGTTTTTTGACGATACAAtcatatatacatgatacataCTAATGATATCCTCTATGACAATTCTTATATTTTTACTTTGCACATTTTCCCCTTTATCAAcaagtatatttttgaaaagtcgTCTTGTACAGTTTTCAATATCAATGCACACTCATAAAGCAATATAAAATCTTGCATCTGGCGTTTATGACGATCGGGTCTGCCTTGACGTTCATCAATATCACATGTGTCATCAGATCCAACACCGTGATTTGCCTCGATTTCACTAACGTGTTTTGAACTGATACCAGAACTATTACTACTTTTCTCACTTGGCTCATCTGTTTCGCTGTCAATACTTGGTGCGTCTAAGGATGTACAACTTGGTGaggttgttatttgttttattctaaGATTTATCAAAGTCATAACATCGGTTTTTAGTTTACCAATCAATGTGTCGTAATTTGTTTGATTTGGTTGTTCACCCATAAAACGAGATTCATGTTCATTGACGTCATTTAGCTTGGAAAGTACATCTGTGATTGTATTGCGAGATCTTTTTAACCAATCGTTTTCCTAAAAAGTAAAAGAAGTCAAAACctaatacaaaattaatatttatgatgTTCGCTTTAATTTAAAATGCATGTAAAAAATATGTTACGCAAACGACAAATGCGATGTCTTCCACCATCAAACTAGGAGACGAATTGCTTACAGCTTACATTCAAATATCGCAATTTTatttctgttacaaaatgttattcTTAATAGATGTATTTCGTCTTATTAACTTGATCAATGGACCAATATTTACagtaatttatatgttttggatgatatttttttcgaTTTGACCTTCTCGTTTTTTTCTCGAAAATCGTTGTTAGTTTTTTCACTGTTGCGATCGCTACTTGCTCAGCTAAACTAAGAACAATGTATGTAACGATATGCTATAAACACACTTGAATAAAGTTGCAGTCAATATGTCGAACTCTTAATGTCGttttgattattttgattttctgttgcaatCTTAGAACTATCCTGCTTATCAAAACAGatctatttatttttgaaaaaaacaaatgcaaaaacatcCTATAATAGAACGACATACAATTACCATAGCTTAAAATATACAGAGAGACCAACAATAACCATGGTCAACAGACCATGATTTGGAGCGACAAATATTTATTAACTAAAACACACTATGCATAGGAGTCAAAAGATAGATCAAAAAAGGAACATGAAAAAACAaagattcatttttttgtacaatccAAAGCGACAGAAGTAAAATTGTACAACGTAACTTTTAACGTCACCGATTTGCGGTAAAggaattttaagtatattttatatttttgtttgccgCCGATGATGAACCATTTTCGGATTATCAACCATAcgaatatttatttgttataaacaaACTCTAAGAGTTTTTGACGATgtcgttttttttattatagaaaaaaactTGTTCTATctcttttgaaagaaaatattcTTATTACCTGTATTAATTTTAATGTGTTCATCATCGAGAAACCTTTTCCATAACTATTTGACAGGATACTTAAGGGGTACAAAAAACACAAAGAGGGTAACTatataaaaaatcagctgaaattGTGATCACATTCTATTTGTAAAGAGAGGCTAGCTTCTCAATAATtctaggcaacagtagtataccggtgttaaaacgagtgtttgtcaaactactTTGTACGTGTATCCAATAAAAGTAGTCCTGTAAATTGTATGGTTCAAATTTCATGCAATTCTTGTATGTTTATCAACAGATCATAGTAACTATTGTATCAAGATTTACGAAAATTAAACAAACCAAATGTATAACAGTCAAAGTGTTGGGTAACCCCTCTtaaaaatgtacataccttttgtaTATTTTTGACTATTTCCTCCGCTTCCTTATCTTTCAGCGGTTTTGTCTTTTTTGACTTTCTTAATTCTTCTTCAGCTTTCTTTTTTGCTTTTTCAATATTCCTTATACTCTGTATTACTTTGTTTGCCTTATAGATATACACAATGTTATCTTAAAAATTATTGCCAGACTTGTCAAATCTTTCATAATCTTACAAAATGTTGattaaaaactttaattaatttaAGTTCTTCTTAACAAATTACCGAAATGGCTATCGAGAGAAATAAAACACGAACAATTTATGgacaaatatttataatgaaaagtcACATAGGAAACGCGTTTAACAATTATTTTAAACTAATGATTTGCGCAAATTTAGCACCAAGACTGATAGTGCTAACATTTATTTCGAAAGGGAAAACTCACAAATTAAAAGCAATGAAAAAACACTTAAATTAATCagatgtaaaacatttaaagctAATAAAAAACATGCTTACAAACTTCTGCTGTAGTTGATCAGCCTTTTCATGGCtttcatgaaaatatattttacaatctTTATATGTTTCTTCACGATCTAGTGGGGGAGGGTTTTGATGAGAAAGAAGGTTCCCTCTACTAAGCCAACCAAAACAAATTCCCATTATGTCTTCcctgtaaaaatatataatacctGTTATAGCTGACTTAACTATATAGTACATGTCATAAGCCAGTTATTGTACTgtaaccttcaaaaataggtaaatttgataaatacaatGACAAACCCGATGACGCCAAAttaataaactcataatagataccaggatataaattttatatttgcgccaagCGCGTGTTTTGTTTGCAAAacactcatcattgacgctcaaataaaataaaaataaaaaggtaaaataaagaacgaagttgaagaacattgtaGATCAAATAtgcctaaaagttttgccaaatacagagaGTTATTCTTCTGATATAAAAGTCAACAACATTAACAGGAAACCGATGTGACTGACGAAACTGATCGACAATTATTTTTCAACATCAAAAGTACATATTCAAgaaagtatatatttttaaaattatctaaGGAATATACAAGCAACGACATACTGTTTAATTCTTATTATCTATTGAGACAATTCTAAGAATTTAAAgaaagaaagtaaaaaaatatataaatataacatttttatcattttttttaggggggaggtAAACTACATGTGTTTACGTTCTACTAGATGCATTTAAATTCAATGTTTATGTCAGGATACCATTCGTTTGAATTTTCTTTATAACtatttgaattgaattataagTCATTGCTACAAATCAACCAGTTCTATTAATATTTCTCTCTGGACTCTGGATGCATGCATAGTCGGATAATTGACATGTTCCACAGAGGTATACAACAAGTTAAAACATTCATTATAGTTGATACTCCAGAAAAATGCAGAAGATAGCAAGGGAACATTTAAGTGTATCTGTCCTACAATAAACCTTGactaaagaaataaaattgtctGTTACTTACAAGTAGCCGTTAATACTTAAGGAGGCTCACGGGTACAAAAATTTCGGCAAAAAATTAaacgtttgtttttttcataacaaattctATTCATTACACTCTTAGTTATTACTCTATGATATGATACAAAAGTTTACCCAACAAATCGATTCTGTtcggccccagatgacttttaaaatgattgtatcattgaaaaagctccaaattatctgcctttggtgaaaaaatgctattatggcattaaaattaaaatatctttttttactcatcggtgacctatattttttatcattgttttcaaataagctatacataaactaaataattgtaaaatttaagtgatttctgtaattaggttctttttttatttcgatattacctctttttctcctattagttcaacagaaaaaaagtacctttacaaaaatgtatgcttctttcgaagacagattgtgagcgtaaatgatcggtgacccctcttttttattttatttttctattagatataagataaaatttatttatagaaaagattagcgaaatcttatattaaataaataaaaatgatttagacccgcgagcccccttaagtatGACATTCAATGTCCAAACGCTTCCTAGCGAACTACATTTTTACTATTATTTCAGAACATATTCTATTATCAAAATCTTGTTTTCATATTCTTATATCATATAAACTACAACGTGCAGGGGACTATTTATAGGGTTTTGgggataagggactttccttttttttccctcggagctcagtatttttgtaattttacttttataaagtttATGATGAAAGTGCCATGTTAAGGAATAGACATAAAATATCTGGAAAATGGTTTATGCACGGAAACTTCCAAAGGTTACTTACATTGTAAACGATCAAATTGGTCAGCGTTAGTAGCTTTTCATTGATGTActctttaatattttgaattgtgACTCTATTCGAATGTATTTACCCAATCAAGTTCcttcaataatatttattatctGAGGTAAAATAACTGTGTTAAGATTATTTGCACGCGGGTAATTAAGATTATGTTTAAAAGTATCAATAGTTTTCACTTaagaaaatcaataaataatacACTGTCCATAAATCATATTGACAATTATTTATGAACTACAGGTTAAATTATTTACTTGGATTTCTCAATCAGGATGACGCAACACACTTTATGTGAAAGTTAGGAACCATACGACAAAAAGAGACACTTTTCCTGAGAGATTTATAACCTTAGAATCTTAATGATTTCTTAACTTAAAATCTTAATGATTTCTTAACTTAGAATCTTAATGATTTCTTAACTTAGAATCTTAATGATTTCTTAACTTAGAATCTTAATGATTTCTTAACTTAGAATCTTAATGATTTCTTAACTTAGAATCTTAATGATTTCTTAATATCTAAATGTATAAACCAACAATTTAAGAAACTTTTGTTGTAATTCATGTACAGGCACATGTAATAGGTATGtgttgtaatatttatttttctaaaatagatgttaattaaatgatttgattttcttttttaaacaagtCCCATACAGATTATCGTATGCTTTACTTACAAGATTAGGTTATGTCCAATATTATATAATACGTATATGTTCGTGTTTCAGTATTTATATAGTAAATGAAAGTTCCAAACGGATTTTCCTAATATCAGACCAGATTACTAATACGGATAAGGAGTCTTATTTAACATGtggtttttcatatttttataattctGGAATTTTATTTCCCATACTGCTGATCGATTACATAAGAGGGCCTAAATAAAGatcttcatttttgttttcaaatttttaggcctttttttctcttttcctaTTTGTGTTTGctgtttttctcttttctttctaTCGTAGTACTGTTATTGTCTATAATTTATATcttatttctctattttttatttattttgcatatatttctctattccttatttgttttattctttattctgaacattttacttattatttttctATTCTGATAGCCCCTTACTTACCCTCATATATCACGTGTGACATCGAATTCAATACAATCGGTATAGGAAACAATTCACTTGACACAATTTATATTACATAGTATGGTAAAGTGCACGGATATTGTTTTTAATAAACATATGGACATGTATTTCATCATGTTGATTCTTATATTGACCAGACTACAATTATTTTGACTGCtttcatgattttattttatcttcCTGCCTGTCTATGATTATAATaatcttaattataaaataaacaaataattcatGATGGTCTTGAAttaaagattatatatatatattaatattaattatctTCTAAATAACGTGTTATACCATTCTTTTTATTTGCCTttgtatatgttttattgtttgatAGTATCCCCTAGTCGTGGcttggtatttatacatccagtggcggatccagaaattttcataagtgggggcccactgactgacctaagaggaggcccgctccagtcacgcttcagtgattccctatataagcatcCAAATTCTTTctcaaaaaggggggcccggggcccctgccccccctaaatccgcctctgagtcatcacgccattgtgttattgaaccatgattatgttttgttttcttgttttttcagATCTAATAATGTGCATTGTCTGTAGACTGTTTTCCCTGAATACAAgcataatattaataataattgtGAACCTATAACAAATGTTAATTCTGTACAAACCActaacttgataaaatgtgaataatatttatattttcatttaggATCAAGTAGTTCAAGTGGGCAACCATTCATAAACTATTATATTTGATAGAAATGTTGTTCAGACAACAGTCGCAGAGATACTAATTAAATGTAAAGGATGTTTTCCTTGAAGACCCATTTTGTTACAATCTATATGTTGTCATAGATTTGTTATCTTCGTATGCATCTGGGTTTTTTGAACATATGATAGCTATGAACggttctatttttatttatttttcggATGTGCAAGTCGAAAATTATTGTTTCTTCGTCACGAAAAGAACCGAAAAAAAGAGCACATTTTGGACTTGTTTGTTAATAaagtaacattttgttttccttgttctatcattattattacagggAAAACCTAAAATGAATAGTGGAAAAATTGTTTGTACCGGTTTACCGACTATATTTTTGCAAAAGGAAATTCTCTTTTCATCAATTATAATGTAGACgaaataagataaaaattaaaGTATATCCAATCACATGTCACGATCTTGGATAAGTGTTATATCTTATGATATACAAAGAATCACACGGGaaaattgacattaaaattaatCATGTCGGGAAAATAAATAGATATTCTTCAAATTGATAAATTTGTTGGATTCTCTCACAAAGTATTTGTAAATAGGAATAAAAAAGTACGTCATTAGAACAATGCAACCTTTATATAGTTTaaccatttttaattttatgctacatgtacatatattttgatcTATGTCAACATTTGTGAGAATAtaaacaatacgtacattaagatgttatttttttttttatttttttttttattttatatctaataGATTTTTAAACGTCGACATACTACATATATCTAATATATGTCAACAATTGTGAAAATGTACACAAAACGTACATTAAgatgttaaaatatatttctttttttatatctaataggTTTCTGAACGTCGACATACATGTACtacatacattatatatatatatgtcaacaaTTGTGAGAATGTACACAATACGTACATTAAGatgttaaaatcttttttttttttttttttttttttttttttttttttatatctaatagaTTTTTAAACGTCGACATACTACATATATCTAATATATGTCAACAATTCAAACTAGCTTTTCATAGAGTTAATTGCACTTAATTGCCGAAATTAAAGGGGAATTTCAAAACCAACGCAAAATTACCAGTCGCTTATGTTTAGTTGCTTTATATAAGAAAGTTATAAACAAATAGGAATACAATTTAATATAATGTGTAGAATTAGCTTAAGGTCACGGATAATTTCAAAACGGATATAAAATACCAGAAACTTCCTTCGATTTATTTAAGATATAATTATAAATGTATCACTAAAAAGTTTGTGTCAATTAAATTAGCAATACAGTGAATATTAATGGTATTGAAATAATAAGATAAAGCAAAGTACCAAACAATTAGGCTTGAAATGCCGTATGATAATATATCAATCCGATGTTGAGATTATATCAAATGGAAAAGAAGATTTTAAAATGACAGCGAAATAGATTACACTTACATTTTATGATCATACAACCATGAATCAAGATTCATTGCAGATTACGTTaaacttttcaaaatgaaaaggTATGTTATATCTTTTACCGGAAGCAACACCAACCATACGAAATAAAGATTTTATCTGTTCAATTGTCTAACGACACTATGATATATGGCTTGATTTATGTTCAAGCAATCAAGCTCcaaattaattgataaaaaaatataaaataaaatgactttattACTgggattatttttttcattaaattcacATTAAAACTTGAAAGAAATTCAACCACAATATAACTACAATGGTCGCACGGAATCATCATAACGTGCAATATTTCAGGTATTGAAATGGCtagcttaaaaaataaaaattaaaatgatttcaTTATGTTTAAAAGTTAGAATATTAATTGTTTAtagtttttaattataaaatggaTACGCTGCAGTTGTTAAATTTATCAAGGATTAAATCGTCAAAAATTGATGACCGCATGCATGTACCTGTAAATCCGTTTGCTTCAcagtatacaataaaaaaaaatggtcctACTAATTGACTAGCAATATAACGACACGTGAGTAACACGGTGAAACAAAATAAACTTAAACAGTGAAACTTAATGAAGTAAGAAAGAAACATAGGAGAGGGGAGATCAGATCAtcatttctatatttctatatcttttatttgttttaccatTTATCTTTATATTGAATATTTGCCTGCCttaaatgcatcaaatatttgccactggatg includes:
- the LOC139503481 gene encoding histone-binding protein N1/N2-like codes for the protein MGICFGWLSRGNLLSHQNPPPLDREETYKDCKIYFHESHEKADQLQQKFANKVIQSIRNIEKAKKKAEEELRKSKKTKPLKDKEAEEIVKNIQKENDWLKRSRNTITDVLSKLNDVNEHESRFMGEQPNQTNYDTLIGKLKTDVMTLINLRIKQITTSPSCTSLDAPSIDSETDEPSEKSSNSSGISSKHVSEIEANHGVGSDDTCDIDERQGRPDRHKRQMQDFILLYECALILKTVQDDFSKIYLLIKGKMCKVKI